A single genomic interval of Danio aesculapii chromosome 5, fDanAes4.1, whole genome shotgun sequence harbors:
- the LOC130228688 gene encoding gastrula zinc finger protein XlCGF7.1-like: MEETRRHVKTEEKTGSLHRKEETCLTCTQCGKSLRCQQSLKNHMMIHTGEKPFTCDQCSKTFLRASHLKIHLRVHTKEKPYSCSLCEKRFTCQSSLETHQKIHTGVREFMCFECEKTFITARQLKRHQRNHTGEKRFTCVQCGTSFRHSSDLNKHMLIHTGDKTHKCDQCGKTFLRASDLKVHFRVHTKEKPYSCSWCEKRFTCQSSLKAHEKIHTGVREFMCFECEKTFITAEQLKRHQRIHTGEKPYVCSHCGKRFSLLGNLNTHQRIHTGEKPYVCSHCDKRFSLLGNLKKHERIHTGEKTHTNVTQI; the protein is encoded by the coding sequence ATGGAGGAGACACGCCGTCATGTTAAAACAGAAGAGAAAACTGGCTCACTACACAGAAAAGAGGAAACCTGTttgacctgcactcagtgtggaaagagtctgaGATGCCAACAGAGTCTCAAGaatcacatgatgatccacactggagagaaaccgttcacatgtgatcaatgcagcaaaacatttttgagagCTTCACATCTGAAGATCCATCTTCGAGTTCACACAAAGGAGAAACCTTATTCCTGTTCATTGTGTGAAAAGAGATTTACATGTCAGTCAAGTTTAGAAAcccatcagaagatccacactggtgttagAGAGtttatgtgctttgagtgtgagaagacttttattacagctagaCAACTGAAAAGGCATCAGAGaaaccacactggagagaaacggTTCACATGTGTTCAGTGCGGGACGAGTTTTAGACAttcatcagaccttaataaacacatgttgatccacaccggagacaaaacacacaaatgtgatcaatgcGGCAAAACGTTTTTGAGGGCTTCAGATCTGAAGGTCCATTTTAGAGTTCACACAAAGGAGAAACCTTATTCATGTTCCTGGTGTGAAAAGAGATTTACATGTCAGTCAAGTTTAAAAGCACatgagaagatccacactggtgtgagagagtttatgtgctttgagtgtgagaagacttttattacagctgaaCAACTGAAACGGCAccagaggatccacactggagagaaaccgtatgtCTGTTCACACTGTGGCAAGAGATTCAGTCTGTTAGGAAACCTGAATACGCAtcagaggatccacactggagagaaaccgtatgtgtgttcacactgcgacaagagattcagtctgTTAGGAAACCTGAAAAAACAtgagaggatccacactggagagaaaacacacacaaatgtcacACAAATATGA